A genomic segment from Candidatus Nitrospira nitrosa encodes:
- a CDS encoding IS110 family RNA-guided transposase → MMCYAGIDLHATNSVLVVIDEADRVLYQKRLRNDLAVIFTALTPYQTTLQGVVVESTYNWYWLVDGLMEAGYRVHLAHAPALPQYSGLKHVDDQHDAQWLAHLLRLGLLPTGYIYPKAERAVRDLLRKRSQLVRHKTMVVLSLQSLLTRLTGNRLSLPRLRQLTPEGIQALVPFPEHVQSVSSSLAVLQCLEHEIHTIEGTVREAGRTQPGYVLLPTVPGIGPILAGTILLEAGDLRRFATVGHFASYCRCVGSEHVSNGKRKGAGNTKNGNKYLSWAFIEAAHFAIRYGAGIRTYYQRKQARTHPLVALKAVAHKLARACYHMLRAQVPFDLSRAFG, encoded by the coding sequence ATGATGTGTTATGCGGGCATTGATCTCCATGCCACGAATAGTGTGCTGGTCGTGATTGATGAAGCGGATCGAGTGCTGTATCAGAAACGCCTCCGCAATGACCTGGCCGTGATCTTCACGGCCTTAACACCGTATCAGACCACGCTGCAGGGCGTGGTCGTTGAGTCCACCTATAATTGGTACTGGTTAGTCGACGGGCTCATGGAAGCAGGGTACCGGGTCCACCTCGCTCATGCACCAGCCCTGCCGCAGTATAGTGGGCTCAAGCATGTTGACGATCAACACGATGCGCAGTGGTTAGCCCATTTACTCCGGCTAGGTTTGCTCCCTACCGGGTACATTTACCCCAAAGCGGAACGGGCCGTGCGGGACTTGTTGCGGAAGCGCAGTCAGTTGGTTCGGCACAAGACCATGGTCGTGCTGAGCCTACAAAGCCTGCTGACACGACTGACTGGCAATCGGCTCTCCCTCCCTCGGCTTCGACAGCTCACCCCAGAGGGCATTCAGGCACTTGTGCCATTTCCCGAACATGTGCAATCGGTCAGCAGTTCGTTGGCTGTGCTGCAATGTCTGGAGCACGAGATTCACACGATTGAGGGCACGGTTCGGGAAGCGGGGCGGACTCAGCCGGGCTATGTGCTCTTACCGACCGTCCCCGGAATCGGGCCGATCTTGGCGGGCACCATTCTCCTGGAAGCCGGTGACCTGCGGCGGTTTGCGACCGTGGGACACTTCGCCTCCTACTGTCGCTGTGTCGGCAGCGAACATGTGAGTAACGGCAAACGCAAAGGGGCTGGCAACACGAAGAACGGCAACAAGTATTTAAGCTGGGCGTTCATCGAGGCGGCGCACTTCGCCATTCGCTATGGGGCCGGGATTCGCACGTATTATCAGCGCAAGCAGGCACGGACGCATCCCCTTGTGGCGCTGAAGGCCGTGGCCCATAAATTGGCGCGGGCCTGCTATCACATGCTCCGTGCGCAGGTGCCATTCGATCTGTCCCGCGCTTTTGGCTAG
- a CDS encoding RidA family protein, which translates to MSYEAKLKELGLTLPDPPKPVANYVPVVRVGDLLFLSGVLPSRDGQLIMTGKLGGNLTIEQGIEASRVAVLNGLSIIRSAAGSLDRVQQIVKMVGHIASAPGFTDQPQVLNGASDLLVSLFGDAGRHARVAVGAAELPRHAPVEIELIVELAT; encoded by the coding sequence ATGTCGTATGAAGCGAAACTGAAAGAGCTGGGATTGACGCTGCCGGATCCTCCGAAACCCGTCGCGAATTATGTTCCAGTCGTACGTGTTGGTGACCTCCTCTTTCTGTCCGGCGTGTTACCATCCCGAGACGGGCAACTCATCATGACTGGCAAGCTCGGGGGCAATCTAACCATTGAGCAAGGGATAGAAGCATCCCGAGTTGCCGTATTGAATGGGCTCAGTATCATTCGGAGTGCTGCCGGGTCGCTGGATCGTGTACAGCAAATCGTCAAGATGGTCGGCCATATTGCTTCGGCTCCTGGATTTACCGATCAGCCTCAAGTCCTCAACGGAGCTTCTGATCTTCTCGTATCGTTGTTCGGTGATGCGGGTCGTCATGCCCGTGTGGCCGTCGGTGCCGCGGAGTTGCCGCGTCATGCCCCCGTGGAAATCGAATTGATCGTCGAACTCGCCACGTAA
- a CDS encoding phosphopentomutase translates to MIQRVILLVMDGCGVGALPDAADYGDAEANTLVHLAETVGGLSLPNLEMLGLGHVAPIKGVRAMGQPSGCFGRLAFASAGKDSVAGYWEMSGVVQQKGAAVCRSGVPTSIVDMIEQVFGRKSIGREVALMGAMLRRYGVEHMATGAPILWADGGNTCFLAMHESIMAVSEFHHRCREVRKAAKEAGVLLRVVAQPVSGGHDQLRPYGGRKDCVHEAPGVTMFDVLSRSGQIAMGVGKVYDLFSGRGFTKAFPIASGIAGLEEVVGLLNKVPRGLLAASVDQWSEEPTQMATALQEFDRRLPELFDKLRPGDMVIVTGDHGRDGSLTGKTSTREYVPLCVTGPKLAQGVDLGTRGSAADVGQTIAEALGADRVLHGESFLDALRPG, encoded by the coding sequence ATGATTCAACGCGTCATCCTCCTCGTGATGGATGGGTGTGGGGTCGGGGCCTTACCGGATGCGGCAGACTACGGCGATGCTGAGGCGAACACCCTTGTCCATCTTGCTGAGACCGTTGGGGGACTCAGTCTGCCGAACCTAGAAATGCTGGGGTTGGGGCATGTCGCTCCGATTAAGGGTGTACGAGCCATGGGACAACCGAGCGGGTGCTTTGGGCGTCTGGCTTTCGCATCGGCAGGGAAAGATTCCGTGGCGGGATATTGGGAAATGAGCGGGGTGGTCCAGCAGAAGGGAGCGGCCGTCTGTCGTTCCGGTGTCCCCACGTCGATCGTCGATATGATCGAGCAAGTATTCGGACGAAAATCGATCGGCAGAGAGGTGGCATTGATGGGGGCGATGCTTCGTCGGTATGGTGTGGAACATATGGCGACGGGAGCGCCGATACTCTGGGCCGATGGAGGTAATACCTGTTTCCTGGCCATGCATGAATCCATCATGGCCGTGTCGGAATTCCATCACCGCTGTCGTGAAGTTCGAAAAGCCGCAAAGGAGGCGGGGGTGCTCCTTCGTGTCGTCGCCCAACCGGTGAGTGGAGGACATGATCAACTTCGTCCGTATGGTGGGAGGAAAGACTGTGTGCATGAAGCGCCCGGTGTGACGATGTTCGATGTCTTAAGTCGATCCGGTCAGATCGCGATGGGGGTCGGGAAGGTGTATGATCTCTTCAGCGGTCGTGGATTTACGAAAGCCTTTCCGATTGCATCGGGGATTGCGGGCTTGGAGGAAGTGGTCGGCCTATTGAACAAGGTTCCGCGTGGGCTGCTTGCGGCCAGTGTGGATCAGTGGTCAGAAGAGCCGACGCAGATGGCCACGGCCCTGCAAGAGTTTGATCGTCGTTTGCCGGAGTTATTTGATAAGTTGCGTCCCGGCGATATGGTCATCGTGACGGGTGATCATGGGAGAGACGGCTCCTTGACGGGCAAGACGTCCACGCGCGAATATGTGCCACTCTGTGTCACCGGTCCCAAACTGGCTCAGGGTGTCGATTTAGGGACAAGGGGGTCGGCTGCGGACGTGGGGCAGACGATAGCCGAAGCCTTGGGTGCGGATCGGGTCCTCCATGGCGAGAGTTTCCTGGATGCGCTCAGACCGGGGTAG